From Caretta caretta isolate rCarCar2 chromosome 14, rCarCar1.hap1, whole genome shotgun sequence, the proteins below share one genomic window:
- the LOC142069257 gene encoding uncharacterized protein LOC142069257, whose translation MCGDRTVSENKEEFLRRAEGNFSQALEQGKAWEVRHISAMQLGNYPRRKLDESIQYGAACKDPKETTAPQTYHKEEKPYTLLESRERFNVSRNLVTLQRNHSGEKPYKCLNCGKTFSKSSGLIKHGRMHMRERPYKCLDCGKAFIQSSDLITHQRVHTGERPYKCLECGKRFNVRSNLSKHQQNHVGGKPHICLDCGKCFNHSSYLITHQRLHTGERPYKCLACGKSFSHSAHLIKHRRIHTGERPYKCLECRKSFNQSSHLIIHQRTHTGQKPHTCLDCGKSFSQRSALLRHQRIHTGEKPYTCLDCGKSFSQRSALLRHQKIHTGEKPHTCLDCGKRFIQKSHLIMHQTIHMGEKTHKCLDCGKSFSNNSYLTKHRRIHKSEIP comes from the exons ATGTGCG gtgatAGGACAGTGAGTGAGAACAAGGAGGAGTTTTTGAgaagagctgaagggaatttttcccAGGCCTTGGAACAGGGAAAAGCCTGGGAAGTTCGACACATATCAGCTATGCAGCTGGGAAATTATCCGAGGAGGAAATTGGATGAATCCATTCAATATGGGGCAGCATGCAAAGATCCCAAGGAAACCACAGCCCCACAGACATATCACAAGGAAGAGAAGCCCTATACGCTTCTTGAGAGTAGGGAAAGATTCAATGTGAGTAGAAACCTTGTTACACTTCAGAGAAACCACTCTGGTGAGAAACCGTATAAATGCTTGAactgtgggaaaaccttcagtaAGAGCTCAGGCCTTATTAAACATGGCAGAATGCACATGAGGGAGCGACCTTATAAatgcctggactgtgggaaaGCCTTCATTCAGagctcagaccttattacacaCCAGAGGgtgcacacaggagagagaccttatAAATgtctcgagtgtgggaaaagattCAACGTGAGATCAAACCTTAGTAAACATCAGCAAAATCATGTGGGAGGGAAACCCCATATTTGTTTGGATTGTGGGAAATGTTTCAATCACAGCTCCTACCTTATTACGCATCAGAGActgcacacgggagagagaccctataaatgccttgcgtgtgggaaaagcttcagtcacaGTGCACATCTTATTAAACATCGCCGAattcacacaggagagagaccgtaTAAATGTCTTGAATGCAGGAAAAGTTTCaatcagagctcacaccttattataCATCAGAGAACGCACACGGGACAAAAACCCCATACAtgtttggactgtgggaaaagttttagtCAGAGATCGGCCCTTCttagacatcagagaatccatacaggagagaaaccctatacgtgtttggactgtgggaaaagttttagtCAGAGATCAGCCCTtcttagacatcagaaaatccatacGGGAGAGAAACCCCATACAtgtttggactgtgggaaaagattCATTCAGAAATCACACCTTATTATGCATCAGACAATTCACATGGGAGAGAAAACCCATAAAtgtttggactgtgggaaaagcttcagtaacAACTCATACCTCACTAAACATCGGAGAATCCACAAGAGTGAGATACCCTAG